A window of Amblyraja radiata isolate CabotCenter1 chromosome 25, sAmbRad1.1.pri, whole genome shotgun sequence contains these coding sequences:
- the LOC116987130 gene encoding hydroxycarboxylic acid receptor 2-like, whose translation MEDLVNLTQQSAPNGERSSAYNSPIIIITCVLGFICNAIALWIFCFHVKTWKPNTVYSLNLAIADTLLICCLPFRAGYYIRKKDWIFGDVACRLNIFMISLNRIGSIIFLMVIAIDRYFKVVHPQHMANKLTPRCAAKIAGALWVMAVAICTHLLVDRHDFQRNNSTFCEPFNIDHPLNPTAIWTDAVFIFFKFILPVSVILFSTSSIIWRLRQMESDMRGKYKRATKLVIAVAAVFIICFLPTNIAVVAVLITRLRSSVDCKSYVIAVNIFYNTLFMTYLNSVIDPVIYYFSSSAFKGALKKALAPLNVSLAKSTTDQEMDPRESKAEPSKDRYLSSDILL comes from the coding sequence ATGGAGGATTTGGTGAATTTAACCCAGCAGAGCGCTCCCAATGGAGAGCGCAGCTCAGCATACAACTCGCCGATCATCATTATTACATGCGTCCTCGGCTTCATTTGTAACGCCATTGCTTTGTGGATCTTCTGCTTTCATGTCAAGACCTGGAAACCGAACACGGTCTATTCCCTGAACCTGGCGATTGCGGATACACTTTTAATCTGCTGCCTCCCTTTCCGTGCCGGCTACTACATACGCAAGAAGGACTGGATCTTTGGAGATGTGGCCTGTCGCCTGAACATCTTCATGATTTCCTTAAACCGCATTGGCAGCATCATCTTCCTGATGGTGATAGCCATCGACCGCTACTTTAAGGTGGTCCACCCCCAGCACATGGCAAACAAGCTGACCCCGAGGTGTGCGGCCAAGATAGCAGGAGCCCTGTGGGTCATGGCAGTGGCAATTTGCACGCACTTGTTGGTGGATCGGCACGACTTCCAGCGAAACAACTCGACCTTCTGCGAACCCTTCAACATCGACCACCCTCTGAATCCCACCGCAATTTGGACCGACGCCGTGTTTATTTTCTTCAAGTTCATCTTGCCGGTCTCCGTTATACTTTTCTCCACCTCGAGCATCATCTGGAGGTTAAGGCAGATGGAGAGCGATATGAGAGGGAAATATAAACGTGCCACCAAGCTTGTGATAGCCGTGGCAGCGGTTTTTATAATCTGTTTCCTGCCCACCAATATTGCTGTGGTCGCCGTTTTGATCACTCGACTCAGAAGTTCGGTGGACTGCAAGTCCTATGTCATTGCAGTCAATATCTTTTATAATACTTTATTCATGACGTATCTGAACAGCGTTATCGACCCTGTTATTTACTACTTTTCGAGTTCGGCGTTCAAAGGCGCTTTGAAGAAAGCTCTCGCCCCTCTCAATGTTAGCTTGGCCAAATCAACCACCGATCAAGAAATGGACCCACGCGAGTCTAAAGCAGAACCCTCGAAAGATCGATACCTCAGCTCTGATATACTTCTCTGA